Proteins encoded within one genomic window of Citrobacter amalonaticus Y19:
- a CDS encoding SDR family NAD(P)-dependent oxidoreductase — protein sequence MGLLTGKKAFITGAEQGIGKESAKKLIEAGCDIYIHYFSGEEGPRELMALAEQQGCLAACGFADLTDEEDAARCVAQAAEFLGGIDILVNNVGGIIARKWLGEIEPHFWRTVIDVNMTTMLNVTQQALPWLKAAPDGASIVNLASLAGRSGGHSGSLVYSTTKGAVLTWTRSLAAELGEHGIRVNAVAPGLILGTRFHNQHTTQASADQTIQAIPLGRAGTPEDVARVICFLASEYDGFVSGATIDINGGIYRA from the coding sequence ATGGGATTATTAACGGGTAAAAAAGCGTTTATTACGGGTGCAGAGCAAGGCATTGGTAAAGAGAGCGCAAAAAAACTGATTGAGGCGGGATGCGATATCTATATTCATTATTTCAGTGGCGAAGAAGGCCCACGGGAATTAATGGCTCTCGCCGAACAACAGGGCTGTCTGGCGGCCTGTGGTTTCGCCGATTTAACCGATGAAGAAGATGCCGCCCGCTGTGTGGCGCAGGCGGCGGAATTCCTCGGCGGTATCGATATTCTGGTTAATAACGTCGGCGGCATTATTGCCCGCAAATGGCTGGGTGAGATTGAGCCACATTTCTGGCGCACGGTTATCGATGTCAATATGACGACGATGCTGAATGTCACTCAGCAGGCATTACCGTGGCTGAAAGCCGCGCCAGACGGCGCCAGCATCGTCAACCTGGCTTCCCTGGCCGGGCGCTCTGGCGGCCACTCGGGTTCTCTGGTGTATTCCACCACCAAAGGCGCAGTGCTGACCTGGACACGCTCGCTTGCCGCAGAACTTGGCGAACACGGCATCCGTGTCAATGCCGTGGCACCGGGGTTGATTCTGGGCACGCGTTTTCATAATCAACACACCACGCAGGCCTCTGCCGACCAGACCATCCAGGCCATTCCTCTGGGAAGAGCGGGCACGCCGGAAGATGTGGCAAGGGTCATCTGTTTCCTCGCCTCTGAATATGATGGTTTCGTTTCCGGCGCCACCATCGACATTAACGGTGGTATTTACCGGGCATAA
- a CDS encoding RbsD/FucU family protein, protein MIKSDIIHPDLLQALAQCGHKANILITDANYSFLTNTSAQARIIWLNFTPGMIGSVVILEKILGYINVEKATLMASPADFDNTVEREYRDMLPEAIEFEYVERNAFYSRAKSSDTILVIASGETRRFANILLTVAPTLV, encoded by the coding sequence ATGATCAAGTCAGATATTATTCATCCTGATTTATTACAGGCACTGGCACAGTGCGGACATAAGGCGAATATTTTAATCACCGATGCCAATTACTCTTTTTTAACCAATACCTCTGCGCAGGCACGGATTATCTGGCTTAATTTCACTCCGGGAATGATCGGCAGCGTCGTCATTCTGGAAAAAATCCTCGGCTATATTAATGTGGAAAAAGCCACGTTAATGGCAAGCCCGGCGGATTTTGATAATACCGTTGAGCGCGAATACCGCGACATGCTTCCTGAGGCCATCGAGTTTGAGTATGTTGAACGTAACGCGTTTTATTCGCGGGCCAAATCGTCCGACACTATCCTGGTCATCGCGTCCGGTGAAACCCGCCGCTTCGCCAATATCCTGCTGACCGTGGCCCCAACGCTGGTATGA